From the genome of Astatotilapia calliptera chromosome 3, fAstCal1.2, whole genome shotgun sequence:
ACATACAAATTGTCCTTGTGAGCTACCATACAGTGGCCATAGCTCTGAGGTCTGATCAGTGTGGTAGCAAGCTTCCACTCATCATTCACAGGTACGTATTCATAGATGTCTGTGGTGTCTGGTGGCTTCCAGAAGCATATAAATATCCGTCGTCTAGCGACAGCACAAGCTGCAGATGCTACGGGTCGTGGCGCATGCTGTATAAATGTCCACTCTCCTTTTACAACATCATACCTCTCTGCTGTGGAAATTATATTCttttgggactctccaccaatggCGTAGAGCTGACCCCCGTGCCCAAGAAGGGTAAAATTATATCTGGGTTGCTGGGGACCTGGGAGAGTAGTCCAAAGTCCTGAATCGGGGTTGTAGCAGAAGCTACTGTCCACTGTGTCCTTACTGTAACCAAAAACCCCACCAACGATATATAAGCGATTGTCAACCACTGCTACTCCAGCCATGGAGGTGCTGCAAGCAGTTGGTAGGTCTGTCAGATGTTTCCACTGCCCCTCTTTTTCGTCGAGGTAGCAAACGACCCTGAAGGAGTCTTGCAGCAGCTCCAGTGAAGGAGAATGGGTCCCTATAGCAATAAAAGAAGAAGGGGACAAAGTTTGAGAGTATTGCAGCAGCTCCTCGGGGATTGAACTTTCTGCTTCATCCTTGAGATCATCAAAGGTGTCACAAAGAAAGAGTGCAGCATTGTGAAACAGTGCGTGCACCCCAAATATGGAGGCTGTATGGTAAAGCAGAAGGCAGTTGTCCGAGTCTATAATGTCGCAAAGATGCAGGACCAAATGTTCAACCTGTAGAAAAGCAGCACACTCGACCGCTTCGACAAGCTCATCTGGTTCACTGATGGTGGGAATCTCTCCCCTGCAGACTGCAAGGGCAATGAGGAAACCTCTTGCGTGCACTCCTCCTTTCAGGTAGAGCTCATCTTGCTGACTTTCTTTCATCCCAGAGTGAAAAAGAGCACAGAAATAGTCGCTGTACTTAAGGAGAAAAGCCCGCTCCACAGTGAACCAACTGTCCTCCACCCTCACTCTCAGCCAGCCTGCCTGGCACTCTCTGTTCTCCAGATCAAGGGTCGCATTCTCGGCATGAATATCCCGGTTGATTCCCAGGCCTTCGGGCATTTCCATGGTCTCTTAAACCAGGATCTCTGTTCTTCCTAAAACGGCCTCTCAAgtaattattttgtgtgtgaCTCGAGTGTGGAATAGCCATTTTTTCCCTCGAGCTGCATGGTAAATAAAGATTTGTGTGAGCTCCATTGCGTCCTGTCTGCATGGTCTTAAAATAGAGATGGACTATAGATAGCAGCTGTGCCACTTGCAAGCGTCAGGCAGGGAAAGGAAAACTGTTGACATGCACTGTAGCGGTAATGTGGCTGCCGGCAACTGGTCATTATCATAACCGCAATAAGACTGGCTAGCATAAAGTAAGTATTTACTGAATTATTCATGATTACGTTATCCCTTTAAATCCAGCTTGGTTTAAAATGGCTATTTAAATGTTACACATGAAGACCCATTTGCAGCCATACATTTTAAGTAGGTAACTTGAAAAGGATTAAGCTGGCAAAAAAGGGACTGGTACCAAAGATATCAAGGTTTTAGAAAAGGTCAAAGTTTTCCCAAGAAGgcaaaataacaggaaaacaaaTAGTTTGTGTCATGTGAAATCTTTGCATTCTGCCTCCTGCCATGTAGATAACGTAtagtctcttttcttttttattttcactcattaaatttttaatttcataATTTCTAAATCAAAAAAGTTATTAAGTAACAAGTAACAGAGGCAAAGGATCAGGGATTTTTCCTGAACTCTGTTCTCTAGAAACCAAACTGATAATTTTTATCACCACCTTTTACATTGAGCTCCCAGCAGGCTTTCagatacactgtgtgtgtgtgtgtgtgtgtgtgtgtgtgtgtgtgtgtgtgtgtgtgtgtgtgtgtgtgtgtgtgtgtgtgtgtgtgtgtgctttcacTGCACCGAATTCTTGGCATGGGAACCAGGGATTTTCCATGTTCCTCTGACTGTTCGTTTTTTGGGCTCTCTTTTCCCACTCTTTACTCAAAGCCCCTCCACCACACCCCGCCACCCTCTCTCATTGCTTTGTTATTTATCCTCCGACTCCTCATTTCTTCCCTTCTAGTCGATGTTTCTGTGGTGAAgaagtgtgtttgtgcgtgagaGAAGTGAAAGGAAGGGGCTAAAGTGACTATTAGAGACAGAAGAATAGCAAAGTCTTCTGGGAGAATGGATACACACACCTGGCATGTCCCTGATGCTTTTTCACCAGTGCAACACCTCCCTGGAATGGCTTACTATGCTTCTCTTCAGGCTTGGCTCAGACAACAAGCCAATTTAATATATTTGGAGTTGaggaaatgtaaaaagaaaaagaaaaaagatagagATAAGAGTGGGTGGGCAGTCTGGGGTGGCTTACTGCGGTTCCTCTGGAATGcctgactttttgttttaattaatagCAGATGCTTAACTCTTGactactttttttaaactctggaGAAGTTTACACTCTTGcagtgagagagtgagagagaagtgAGAAACAGAATAATAACTTTCTCAGGAAATTCCTGTTAACTACTTTTGTATATAACTATTATTAAGGCTTAGACCAGGCTTGTCTCTAACTCTCTTGACTTGTTATTTGCAGTATATATGGGTTATGAAACCATGAGCTCTATGTAAAAACGGACATAGCCACAATGTTGTCACCTGTTGGATTGAGTTTGGCATTTTGGCCATGGTCATCTTGAATACTTTAAATCAGGGCATCAACAGCGAGGGGTGGATCTAAGTGTTGAGGACACTGAGAGCACATTGTCATATGGCAGAAACTTGTCAATACCAAGATAGTCATACCCGTAATCGATTGTTGTTTGTTCACTCTAAACATAACATCCATCCACCATCAATTTTCTTATCTGGGCTCAAGTCTCAGGGCACACACTCTATGCCAAGACCTTCCACTCCCCACACCAGCcaagagatgtaatctctcGAGTGTATCGTGGATCTGCTACAGGGCCTCCTCCCAGCAGGACATGCTCAGACGACCTCACCTACAAGGTACCTAGGAGGCATCCTATTCATATGTCCAAGCCACTTCATTTGgttccttttgatgtggagtaGTGGCCAGGCTCTGAATCCCTCTCAATTTACAAATTTCCTCTAAGGAAGAAtacagccaccctttggaggaagctcatatCTGACGCTAGTATCCATGATTCAGTTCTTTCAGGCACTACCCAGAGCTCACGGCCAAAGGTGAAGGTCGGAAGATCAGTGCTTCCCTTAGCACTCTCTTAATCACAAAAAAATGGTACAGCGCTCACATCGCTCCCAAAACCCACATCAATCCATCTTTCGATGTCCATCTCCACTCAGACCTAGAGAGTCTTAAAATCAGCTTGTGCACTATTCTTTTTTCTGatcatggcctcagatttggaagTGCTAATTCTCATTCCTATAGTTTGATACTCAGCAGCAAGTTTTTCTTGAGGTCACCGCTTGATCatctgcaaaagaagaagagacaTGATCCTGAGCCACTTGGGTAATTGGCTGGGGGTAAATGTAACATTAATatacaaaataaacataaatctaACTTGGAAATAGCAATTGAGATGATAAGTTGACGAGGAGAGAATTTACCTAGATCATAAATCAGgaaaaatctaaaatattttcattgatTTCTTTACAGTTGAATTCAATTTTGAAGCCCCCTGTTGGCAATTAGGATAAATGGGGGTTTACATGACTTAATTTTAGTTTTGCCTCCATCATTTTCTACAACCTAAATTATAAAGTTATAATAATTTTACAGAAATAAACGAGTAAGAAGGAGTGATGTaactcctgtgattaaaaatAACAATGGTCAATAGACACCCTAGTAATGCCAACATCTTATCTCAGTGGTTATCACTGTTGCCTCATAGTAGGGTGTTTAAACCAAGAGTACAACTTCTTCTGTTGCTGATTTGCTTCAGTATTTCCTGCTATCAAAAAAACGTGGTAGGTTTTTTCTGCTTATCACCTaactggaaacacacacactgacagtttCACTTACGAATTAAAGAAAGTTCAGAAGAATATGTGGGCACAAGTGAGCCAATATACCTGTAGCAGCATCAGTTATTATCAGCATCAGTTACCTGTGTGTTTAAATAGACTTTATATATTTTGGTCATTTTCGAGAGCAGGTCTCATGACACACTGACAGTCACATTTGCTGATGCTTGTATAATGACGCATCTTAAATAGCTCCATGATGTATAAGGGATGTTACCCTCCCTAAACGGCCGTGATAACATTTCTGCCAACACATTGCTTAGTGGCTGCTTTCCTCCATGTTCAGGCATGCAGGCTAATCACACAAGTGAGTCTTCATCACTGTGACTGCTCGCGGACCGTGACATGACGCCAGTTATTATAACATCTGCTATGGATTACTGAAAATGTCTTAGCTCACTGAAGTGATATGGTGGGAAAAGCTCACTAACAGGGAATTCCCTGTTTACTGGGAGTTGCTGCGTCTGTCACTGACAGCCCACATCAGAAATAATGATTtttacacaaacagacaaatatggctgtgtttttattttttgttgttctgtttcTAAGCTGAACCAGTAAATCACTCTGGTATCTGTAGACCCACCACAGGTTTGTGACCGCTAAACACAATTTATCActgctttctctctcatttgtttctgtatattttaagcGTGGCTGATTTGGGGCAACTAAAAGTACCATTCACACTCTCATCATATGGTATATTGAGTTATTCTGTTTACAGAGCAGCTGAAGGACTGCAACCTTTCAGAGAATGTGAAAGCTGTACAATaagtaaatataataaaaataagcagAATGCTTTAAAGTATACTAATTTCAATAAGtagaagtgaaagtgaaagaatTCAAACAGTGGGatatatgtaattttttttaacttccttTAACTTCACTGCCTCAGAAGAATAACCCTTATGTGGAAGTCTGACTCCAGTATCTCTCAGTTTATCTGAGATAAGAAAAAGAATACATAGATTGCATCTTCACTGGCAGCTACTGAAGTTTTTAAGCGGGCAAGTCATTTTATTTCCAGATTGCACCAAGACCAAACTTGCATATCTGCCATCTTCTGATTGCCACCATTGATACTTCATAGGATTATGTCGCAACTTCAGGGTATTGAGGCTGTTTTCCAGTGATGAAATTCTTCCTTCTTGGAAGGTCCTTCCCCCACACATCATGCATGAGTCCAAAGGTTTAAGGTTGTTCAAAGTGTGAAAATAAACACCTGATTAATTAATATGGTCTTCAAATTACCTGCATTTTTGAAGTTGACAGCTTTTCCCACAAGACTGAGTTTTAATAAAAGGTACCACATGCTGTTTCAAAGCATCTCCTAAAAGATGCTGATTAGTAATGCTTGTTTTATACTACCATGGTTATATCTGGTTACATAGCTGTTTGCCTACATAGCCTGGGGAGAAGTTTTGAACACAAATGCAAAAGCAATGCAAATGCGTTCCCATGTTCTCCTCTAAAAACCCAAACGGCACGTTGTTCAACCGTGCGTAGGCTGAATGCCGAATGGTTGACAAGTGGGCCAGAATGGGGCGAGGGTGCAGAAGtctgaaaaaacattaaagttcAAAAATAAAGTATTGAAAACATAGACATGCGCTGCAGTGgatgcttttccttattttcaaagctcagtttcaCAAGACCACAGATTGGTTGAACCACATACTTTGGACACGTGTGACAGCAGATGCTCTGTGCAGGTAGATGGACTGTATATGGTCTACCAATGCACTGCCAAAAGAGAAGCAAGTTCAGCCCATAAGACTGACAAATGGCAGTGACAAACTTTCTGCACCACTCTACATTTAACCAGTTATTATAACTTTGGCTCCACACTGTGTCTATCATCCTGTCTCCCTCACGTCACCCCCAACCAGGGGCAGTGCATTGCTGCCACTCTGAGCCTCCTGGGTTCTTCTGGAgatgtcttcctgttaaaagggagtttttcctttccactcttgccagagtgcttgctcacagagagttttctctttattattctaGGGTCTTTACTTGATAGTATAAAGCACCTGGAGGCCATAAAAATAGAGAGGAATAGAATAGAATCTTCTGCTAGATTAGTTTACTGTGTAACTTCTAACTGTTATATGTCTACTAATGTGTCTAACCACACAATGTCATTGATTGGTTTGTGGATTTAGATTTAATAAGcctttaaaatcttatttttttgtgtgatttttttgtgtcaGTCACAAAGTAGAAATAGCCTAAATTGTTAACAAGAACTAAGAAGTTTATTGTGACTTTGCTTTTCCATCCTCCTGGAGAGCGTTACCAGTAGCTACCAGTAGAGTGCTATGCTTGTCCTGCTTTGATTCAAGCTTTATTCTTAATTTACCCAAAGAAAAGTGATACAGAGAGAGTGAGGCTCAGTTGTAACAGTGTAAATATTCAGGAGCCATTATGCTGCACAAGCAACATCTGTCTAATGTATCGAGCAAAATCTTGAGcttcattaaaaagaagaagaagaagctaaatataaaaaacaaaaaaacaaaaacacaactggagacagatgtgtttgttttggttttgatttTAGTCAAGCATTAAGTGTTGGGGAGACAGT
Proteins encoded in this window:
- the LOC113019400 gene encoding kelch repeat and BTB domain-containing protein 13; translated protein: MEMPEGLGINRDIHAENATLDLENRECQAGWLRVRVEDSWFTVERAFLLKYSDYFCALFHSGMKESQQDELYLKGGVHARGFLIALAVCRGEIPTISEPDELVEAVECAAFLQVEHLVLHLCDIIDSDNCLLLYHTASIFGVHALFHNAALFLCDTFDDLKDEAESSIPEELLQYSQTLSPSSFIAIGTHSPSLELLQDSFRVVCYLDEKEGQWKHLTDLPTACSTSMAGVAVVDNRLYIVGGVFGYSKDTVDSSFCYNPDSGLWTTLPGPQQPRYNFTLLGHGGQLYAIGGESQKNIISTAERYDVVKGEWTFIQHAPRPVASAACAVARRRIFICFWKPPDTTDIYEYVPVNDEWKLATTLIRPQSYGHCMVAHKDNLYVMRNGPCDDFLRCLMDCYNITTGQWTAMHGHYINSKGALFTAMIRGDSAFTVKHMLTLVYTITENGWKPRKQMNGFPKSGSLWTCLLRLPKTGPVIPQLDAEGKEGEMPLSDLSEAYLEAIQHL